A genomic stretch from Haloarchaeobius amylolyticus includes:
- a CDS encoding archaellin/type IV pilin N-terminal domain-containing protein encodes MIVDNTTNGERGQVGIGTLIIFIAMVLVAAVAAGVLINTAGLLESTASDTGADSQAQVSNQIDVVTAVGETDSNGDVDTLNFTVKKSAGSDNLDLNDTTIEYQSDNARQTLAHSDSGASGTAFGTEVLKGDTNDVLDNTSERIKITIDLSSSGLSSVLPEGGDATVRFVDQSGATTIYGVNVPDTISGEKFVQV; translated from the coding sequence ATGATAGTGGACAATACAACGAACGGCGAACGCGGCCAGGTGGGCATCGGTACGCTCATCATCTTCATCGCGATGGTGCTGGTCGCCGCGGTTGCAGCTGGCGTGCTCATCAACACGGCCGGGCTGCTCGAGTCGACGGCCTCCGACACGGGCGCGGACTCGCAAGCACAGGTTTCCAACCAGATCGACGTGGTCACGGCTGTCGGTGAGACCGACAGCAACGGTGACGTGGACACGCTGAACTTCACGGTCAAGAAGTCCGCCGGTTCGGACAATCTCGACCTCAACGACACGACCATAGAATATCAATCGGATAACGCGAGGCAAACTCTCGCACACTCCGACTCCGGGGCAAGCGGGACTGCCTTCGGCACTGAAGTCCTCAAGGGCGATACTAACGATGTCCTGGACAACACCAGTGAAAGAATCAAGATTACCATCGACCTCAGCAGTAGCGGCCTCAGTAGTGTCCTACCTGAAGGTGGCGACGCAACGGTTCGTTTCGTCGACCAGTCTGGTGCGACGACGATCTACGGCGTGAACGTTCCGGATACCATCTCCGGCGAGAAATTTGTGCAGGTGTAA